Within the Streptomyces sp. R41 genome, the region AAGGGCGGCGGCGGGCCGGCGGTCCACATCACGGGCCCGGGCGGCACCTCCGCCGACTTCTCCAAGGCCTTCGAGGGCATCGACTCGACGCTGCTGTTCTCCGCGATGGGCGTCGTGATCGTGATGCTGCTGCTCACCTACCGCAGCCTCACCCTGATCTTCGTCCCGCTGATCGGCGTGGTCGCCGCGCTCTTCACGTCCCAGGCGCTGATCTATCTCCTCGCGAAACACGCGGGCCTGACCGTCAACGGGCAGAGCGCGGGCATCCTCACGGTCCTCGTGTTCGGGGCGGGCACCGACTACGCGCTCCTCCTGGTCGCCCGCTACCGCGAGGAGCTGCGCCGCCATGAAGACCGCCACGAGGCGATGGCCCTCGCCCTGAACCGCGCGGGCCCGGCGGTGCTCGCGTCCGGCGCGACGGTCGTCCTGAGCATGCTGGTGCTGCTCGCCGCGGAGATGAACTCGACGCGGGGCCTCGGCCCGGTGGCCGCGATCGGCGTGGCCGTCGCCCTCCTCGCCATGGTCACGCTCTTCCCGGCCCTGCTGCTGGTCTTCGGCCGCTGGATCTTCTGGCCGGCGATCCCGCACTTCGGCTCGTCCGATCCGACCGCGAGCGGCGTCTGGGCCCGCATGGGCCGCCGTATCGCCCGCCGCCCGCGCCTCGTCTGGGGCGCCACCGCCCTCGCCCTGGCGGCCCTCTCCTTCGGCCTGCTGCAGATCCGCGCCGAGGGGATCAGCAACGCGGACGCGTTCACCGGCAAGCCGGACTCGATCACCGGGCAGGAGATCTCCGAGCGGTACTTCCCGGCCGGCAGCGGTGATCCGCTGGTCATCGTCTCCGACCAGGCCCAGGCCGACCAGGTCCGCAGCGCGGTGGCCGGTACGAAGGGTGTGGCGCCGAACAGCATCACCGTGCCCGCGGGCACGAAATCCTCGTACGACGGCAAGGTGCTGTTCGAGGCGACGATGACCGATCCCGCCGACAGCGAGGCCGCGAAACGGACGGTCGAGCGCGTACGGGACGCCGCGCACGCCGTGCCTGACGCGAACGCGCGGGTGGGCGGCGGGACCGCGGCCCTGCTCGACATGGACGCGGCGACCACCCACGACAACATCGTGATCATCCCGGCGGTCCTGCTGGTCGTCCTGCTGATCCTGGGTGTGCTGCTGCGCGCCCTGGTGGCTCCGCTGCTGCTGATCGGGACGGTCGTGCTGTCCTTCGCGGCGGCACTCGGCGCCAGCGCGCTCGCCTTCCGGCACCTCTTCGACTACGCGGGCGAACAGACGGACTTCCCGCTGTTCGTCTTCGTGTTCCTGGTCGCCCTCGGCATCGACTACAACATCTTCCTGACCACCCGGATCCGCGAGGAGGCCGGTCACCAGGGCACCCGTGCGGGCGTGGTGACGGGCCTGGCGGCGACGGGCGCGGTCATCACGTCCGCGGGCCTGGTGCTGGCCGGCACCTTCGCCGCGCTCGGCACCCTCCCGATGGTCGCCTTCGCCGAGATCGGCTTCGCGGTGGCTCTGGGCGTCCTGCTGGACACCTTCATCGTGCGGTCGATCCTGGTGACGTCGCTGTTCCTGGATGTGGGACCGAAGGTGTGGTGGCCGCACCGACTGGCCCAGGAGGGTGGGTCGGAGCGGCCGACGGCGAAGCTGTCGGAGGCTCCGGAACCGGCGTCGCAGCCGGACTAGGACGGGCCTGGGACCGGCCTGGGGACTCCTCAGCCGGTCCTGCGGATCCCCGGGGACCAGATCAGCCGGTCCTGCGGATCAGCGCCAGGTACATCGCGTCCGTCCCGTGCAGATGCGGCCACAGCTGTACGTCGGGGCCGTCGCCCAGGGCCGGTACGCCCGGCAGCAGCGGGCGGGCGTCGAGCAGCTCGGCGGAGCCGCCCTCGTAGTGCTTGAGGACGTCGTCGACGACCGCGCGGGTCTCGGCGAGGTGCGGCGAGCAGGTGGCGTACCCGACCACACCACCGACCCGCACCGAGTCGAGCGCCGTGCGCAGCAGCCCTCGCTGGAGCGGCGCGAAGCCGTCCAGGTCCTCGGGGCGGCGCCGCCAGCGGGCCTCCGGACGGCGGCGCAGCGCGCCCAGACCCGTGCAGGGCACGTCCATGAGCACCCGGTCGAAGGTGCCGGGCCGCCACGGCGGACGGGTGCCGTCGGCGGCGATGACCTGATAGGGCCCGGGATTGCCGGCGAGCGCCTTCGCCACCAGGCCCGCCCGGTGCGGCTGCTTCTCCGAGGCGAGCAGGACGGCATCGCGTTCGGCGGCGAGCCCGGCCAGCATGGCGGCCTTGCCGCCGGGTCCGGCGCAGCCGTCCAGCCAGGCCTTGTCGGGCCCGTCGAGCGGCGCGTTCGCCAGAGCGAGCGCGACCAGCTGGCTGCCCTCGTCCTGGACGCCCGCACGGCCCTCCCGTACGGCGTCGATGGCGCCCGGTTCGCCGCCCTCGGTGAGCCGCACGGCATACGGCGACCAACGGCCGGGCAGCGCGGACTCGTCCCCGAGTACGTCGAGGAGCTCGTCGGCGGTGGAACGCCCGGGCCGGGCGACGAGGGTCACCTCGGGCCGCTCGTTGTCGGCTTCGAGGAGGTCCTCGATCCCCGCGCGGCCACCGCCCAGCGAGTCCCACAGCGCCGAGACGACCCAGCGCGGGTGCGAGTGCACGACGGCGAGATGGTTCTCGGGGTCCTCGTCGTAGGGCGGCGCGAC harbors:
- a CDS encoding MMPL family transporter, which gives rise to MTDGKERHVRQGLIGFVCGRRSKWLIVGLWLVALVVAAPLASKLTDAQDNDAASWLPGSAESTQVLDTSNKFRPEQIPAVVVYAREGGLTAQDKQAIAQDAQRIKGLTAHGVRGAETRGPVYNNPTAPEAAQIYVPITMDKKGWEEIAPAVDSIRDQVGKGGGGPAVHITGPGGTSADFSKAFEGIDSTLLFSAMGVVIVMLLLTYRSLTLIFVPLIGVVAALFTSQALIYLLAKHAGLTVNGQSAGILTVLVFGAGTDYALLLVARYREELRRHEDRHEAMALALNRAGPAVLASGATVVLSMLVLLAAEMNSTRGLGPVAAIGVAVALLAMVTLFPALLLVFGRWIFWPAIPHFGSSDPTASGVWARMGRRIARRPRLVWGATALALAALSFGLLQIRAEGISNADAFTGKPDSITGQEISERYFPAGSGDPLVIVSDQAQADQVRSAVAGTKGVAPNSITVPAGTKSSYDGKVLFEATMTDPADSEAAKRTVERVRDAAHAVPDANARVGGGTAALLDMDAATTHDNIVIIPAVLLVVLLILGVLLRALVAPLLLIGTVVLSFAAALGASALAFRHLFDYAGEQTDFPLFVFVFLVALGIDYNIFLTTRIREEAGHQGTRAGVVTGLAATGAVITSAGLVLAGTFAALGTLPMVAFAEIGFAVALGVLLDTFIVRSILVTSLFLDVGPKVWWPHRLAQEGGSERPTAKLSEAPEPASQPD
- a CDS encoding RsmB/NOP family class I SAM-dependent RNA methyltransferase encodes the protein MSEQSRRPRKPGKPYRRPQKDPVRMLAFEALRAVDERDAYANLVLPPLLRKAREKGDFDGRDAALATELVYGTLRRQGTYDAVIAACVDRPLREVDPPVLDVLSLGVHQLLGTRIPTHAAVSATVELARVVLGDGRAKFVNAVLRKVAQQDLDGWLEQVAPPYDEDPENHLAVVHSHPRWVVSALWDSLGGGRAGIEDLLEADNERPEVTLVARPGRSTADELLDVLGDESALPGRWSPYAVRLTEGGEPGAIDAVREGRAGVQDEGSQLVALALANAPLDGPDKAWLDGCAGPGGKAAMLAGLAAERDAVLLASEKQPHRAGLVAKALAGNPGPYQVIAADGTRPPWRPGTFDRVLMDVPCTGLGALRRRPEARWRRRPEDLDGFAPLQRGLLRTALDSVRVGGVVGYATCSPHLAETRAVVDDVLKHYEGGSAELLDARPLLPGVPALGDGPDVQLWPHLHGTDAMYLALIRRTG